AGCGTTGTACGTGAAAATAATTTCTTTTTTGATTTCTTTTTTTGGTTCATTTCTTTTTGAACAATTCCTTAGAATGAAGTTCCAGCCAATTAATTTTGTCTTGAAATTTCTTATCATGAGAATACAACAAACTCCAAAATTTACTAGAATGGTTTCTAATTTTCAAATGACACAATTCATGAATTATCACATAATCAATAATTCGTGGAGGAGTTTTCAATAGAACTTCATTAAGTGTGATTATTCCTGTTTTTCCAGCACTTCCCCATCTCGATTTTAATTTCTTCACTACAACTTGTGATGGTTTGACGCCTATTTTTGAGGCTAATTTCCATGTTCTTCTCTCTAAATATTCAAGAGTCTTTGTTTTTGTTTTGACTCTCTTTCTATTTTTTTTATCTTGAAACTCTAATCTTTTTTTGAAGATCCATTCTTTCTTGTTTGTAACCATCTTTTTGATTTCAGAATTTGTTTTTGATAACGGAGTCTGTACTTGAACGCCTTTAGAATCCACAATAATTTGTGATGTTTTTCTTCTCTTGCTTTTAGAAATAGTATATGTTATACTGCTATTACCAAATCTAATTTTGTCTTTCATAAATCATTCTTTGCCAATGTGATTACTGTATCAGATAATTCATTAATTTTATCATCTTCAAATTTAGCACTACTTAGAACTTCATACAGTACTGCTCGTATGTTTTTCTCCACACTTGTTTTATTTTTCCAGCCTACAAGTTCTGTCTCGCTTTTTATTTTTGAGAAAATTTCTTTTGTTAGTTCTATGGAATCCTTTCTGTCTTTGTCTTTGTTTAGCTCACCATACAATGCAAATTCAAATGGAGTTGCCTCATAATCACCAAATACCTTCTTTCGCTCTTCTTCCTCAGATAGGGCCTTGTTGTAAATTTCCTCATATAATGCAGGATTTGTAAAATAGCCAGCATTCTTTCTTCTTCTCTCGGTTTCCTCATCAATAATTCTCTGTAATCGCTCACGCAAACTCTCATAGAAGGCAGGATTATTGGGAGTGAGCTCATCAATTACAGATATTGCCCTTGTTTTGATTAGTGCAGCCTTTGCTTTGTCGCTTTTTACATCCTTTTTGACAAATGCCATGAAATTCTCATATGATATCTCCATTAGGTTTACCAATCCAGTTACATGCAATGATCGAATATGATCATCAATTAACTGCTGAATCTTTTTGGCATATGGGCGTGTACTAGGCTTGACACCATCGTATCTGGTGCGTATTAGTTGCCTTGCCTCACTTGCAAACTTGAAATCAGCAAGATATGGGTCTGCTGTCTTATCAGGCATTACAGCATCAAGGGCCTTTGAGAACATTTTAAAATCATATTCGTATTTTTCTCTCAAGTCAACTGGTTCAAATTTTTCAATTATACTATCATAGTCTTTCTTGTCAATTCCTTCAAAGTATGCCATAACATCAAGATGTCGTTCATGTAGTTCATGTAACAAATCTTCTAGAGGGTCTAGTGCTCCTTCAATGTCTTGTTCTTCAAACATCTCAAGTGCTTTTTGTAGTTCTTTGGTGATTCCAGAATAGTCTATTATCAATCCATATGTCTTTGCTTCATCGTATGGACGATTAACTCTTGCAATTGCTTGAAGCAAGTTATGCTCTCGTATTCCCTTATCTAAATACAAGACTTGACATACTGGAACATCATATCCTACAAGTAACATGTCTACTACAATGAGAATCTTTGTTGGATCTTCTGAACTTTTGAATTTCTCAGACTCTGCTTCTCGTTGTTCTGGAGTAAGAAAATATTCATCCCAGCTCAAGTCATCTTTTCCTGTCTCACCAAGACTTGATGTCATAATTATTTTTGATACAGGTGCGTTTAGCTTGTCTAGTTCCCTCTTGTACAACACAGCTGCTTCTCTTGATGTTGCAACTATCATTGCCTTGTATCCATTTGGTTCAATGTGTGATGTATAGTGATTTACAATATCTAGTGAGATTCTCTTTATTCTTGAAGGTGCTTCTGCAATTTTGCCCTTTGTAACATATTGTTTTTTTAGTTTTTCTTGAAGTTCAGAAGTAATGGTAGGATCTTTTCCTATCACTCTATCAAAGACTTGCTCTATGGTATCGCCGCCTTCAACAAATAATTCTGGAAGTCTTCCTTCATATCGAATTGGTAGTGTTGCCCCATCTGCTTGTGATTCTCTAAACCCATACTTGTCAAGCATTGGTCCAAAGACTCGGTATGTACTTCTGTCATTCTTATCAATTGGCGTGCCTGAAAAGCCAAAGAATACAGCATTAGGCATGGCTACACGCATCTGTTCGGCATTTACCTTGAATTGAGAGCGATGAGCCTCATCTACAAGACAGATTACCTTCTCATCAGTATGAATTTCTGTTCCTGCTGAGAACTTGTCAATTATAGTCATGATAGTCTTGCCTCTAGGGTTTTGCAATAATTCTCCTAGATGTTTACCACTTTTTGCTCTGATAGGAGTTGGAAATCCGCAACTCTTGAATGTCTCATGAATTTGTTTGTCTAGTTGTTTTCTATCTGTAATAATCACAATAGGAGGATTTCCAAATTTATACATCAGTTGTGATGCAAACCAAAGCATTGAGAGGGATTTGCCAGAACCTTGAGTATGCCATATAACACCACCCTTGTCTTTAATTTCTTCAGACTCTTGTAGTCTTGAAATAGATTTTGTAACTGCTCGGAATTGCTGATGTTTAGCAATTTTCTTTATTTTTTGTCCATTAACTGTTTCATAAATTACAAAGTTTTGTAAGTGATTAAGTAAATTTTGTTTTGATAGTAATCCCGCAATAATTATTTCTTGTTCTCTTGTTCTACCATTGCACATCTCTTTGACATCTTCTTCAGTGAAGGGATAAGCTTCTGCCCATCTCGCATAATAGTTGATATGGGATTGTAATGTTCCAACTCTAGCTAATGTACCACATGTTGCAATCATACAATGGTTATAAAAGAATAATTTTTCGTATCCTTGTCCAGGATTTTGATAGTGTGTAAAGTTTTTCTCATAAGCTTGCTCTATGGGTCTTGGAATTGTTGGATCCTTGCATTCTATAATTACAAGAGGAATTCCATTTACAAAAATCATAACATCAGGAAATATTGGATTTTTAAATCCTTGAACTTTGAATTGATTTGTTACAACAAAGTCATTGTTATCCACATTTTCAAAATCAAAAACTTTTAGAATCTTTTGTTCAGGACCATCACCAAAGTTTTGTGTAACTACTACAGGTTCTAATCCTCCTGTTTGGGATAATCCAATTAGTTTTGCTCGAAGTTTTTCATTAGTATCAACTGGTGGCAAGTGATGTGGATATCTGTCTTCTTCTAGTTGAGAAATCGCATCACGAATTCCATCATCATCAACTTCAGGATTTAGTCGTTTTAGTGCCTCTTCTAGCCTATCATAGAGTATAACTTCACCATATTTTCTTCGTGATTTGTTGAGTTCTGCCTGAGTTTTGTACTCATAACCCATTGCTACTAGTTGTTCCAGTGCTGGAAGTTCAGACTCAGATGCCTCTTTACCTGCACCAATATCAAAGTTCATAAATTATGAGAAATTGGATGATTAAATAATATTTTGTGGATATGTAATGCTCTTATTTTTCTAAAAATTAGAATACTATAATAAAGTATGAAGTAATGAAAGATTTTTTTAATATGATATAAAAGGATAGGAATTGAGATATTATTACGATGTAACTACGGTTCCATCATCAAAAGAGAAAGCTACCAATGAATTAAAGGAGGAATGGGAGACTGAAGCTGAAAAACTTGCAAAAATCATTAAAAAGAAGATTCCAGATGTAAAGTATTTTTGGACACGAAGAGATACCTTAGGATTTGTCTTTACAGATTTTGAACCAAAAGATGAAAAAAAGATAATTGGTGCAGGGGCCACAGGTTTAAGGAAAAAAATACAAGAGGATTATGATTTTGTGTTATTAAGTGGAAATGTAACAGGTAAACATAGTGAAATTAAAAGTGAAGGAAAAAAAGGAATTAAAATCAATATAGAGTATTTTAACAACATATTCAAAAAAGCTGGCAATACCGAAAAAGTTGTAGAATTATTTTTATCAAAACCTGTTTTAGATGAATTCGAAGAAGATGCCATTAAAAAAATCATCCATGATGATCCTGAAAAACTAAAACAATACATGGATTTTGAATCAACTTTAGATACACTACGATTACATGGTGCTGATAAACCAGAAGAATTTTCAAAAATGATGCAAGAAATGTTGCAGTTTTCTAAAGAGCATGAAATTCAAAATTATAAAGATTTTCAAGAGATTTTAGAAAAAGCAGTAAGATTTTTTGAATTATATAAAATTAGTAATCCAGATGATTTTACTAATGTTGCAAATTCACTTATAGATATTTTAGAAAAATACGATATTGGTACTGTTAACACTGAAAAATTTCTTTCTGCAATGTTAAAACAAATTAAAACACAAAAAATCAGTAGTGTTGATGATCTTGAAAAACTCATAGAAATTACAAAAGCAACTGAAAGAAGTATAATAAATGGGCATACATATTTTGAAGAAATATTAGAAGAATTCAGAAAGAAAATTGACACTGATATAGCAGAGATTGAAATCAGAAATTTTGTTTTTAAACATATATGGTTATTAGATTTTCGATATTATGGATATAGAAAACTAAAAGAGGAGCATCTTGAAATTGGAAACACAGATTTAACTTTGTATGATGATCAATTAGGATTAAACACGATAATCATTAATGAATTCAAACGACCGGATGAACCAACTGTCACACAAAATGACAGGCCAAACAAAGATGCAGTGCTATCGAAAGTAGGGAGAGCAATATCTCAAACAATTCACTATATGGAAGAAATTAAAGATAAGAAAAACCATGTTGAAGGATATGTAATAATTGGGAGAAGAAAAGAGTCAAAAGATTATTTTTTGACAAAATTTAACGAATATCTACATGGGATTAAAATCAGAACATTTGATGATCTGTATGACGATGCCAAAGCCACCATTGAAACATTCAAACAATTTTCAAAAGTAGAAAAACCTGACTAAAAGACACAGATATAGAATTTTCACAATTTATTGACTTTATGAAAGAAGTAGGTCATATCTTTACTCTGATTTGACCTGTTAGGAGTTTCTGCATAAGTCTTTTCTTGAGGGATTCAAGACTAGTCTTTTTGCCTTCTAATTCATTAATTTTTGAATCAATATTGGAAAGAATGGAAGCAATTTTTTGCTGTTCTGATATTTCAGGATGAGGAAATAAAATTTCCAAAATTTTTTTTGTGGAAGTATGAATTACCCCTGTTCCTGCAGATGTTCTTTTAATTTGTTTTTTATAGAAACTGGAATTTAGAAATTGATTAAGATATTTTTTATTTATTTTTTCTTTTAACAACACTTTTGCTATACGTTGGTTGTGAAGAATTGTATAATCACTCTTTAGAATTATCGCATTACCTAGAATCACTCCATCTCGTGTAAGATCAGTCATCACAATTAACAAATCATTATTTTCTAAAATAAATCCTGATGGAATAGGACCCTCATAAAATGTAGTATTTCTGTCTTCAAAATATAATTTCTTATCCTTATGAAAATTTCCAGGGGTGATTACCACTTTATCGGAGCTAGTGACAAAATAATCACTTTTAAATGCAAAACCATTTTTGAGTTCAATTAAATCAGATAATGGAACAAAATACCATTCTTCAGGAATTTCAATCTCTTTTCCAAACAACCATTTCACTTTCTTGAATTTCTTGTGACCAATTCCTTTAGTCAGTAATGTCTGCATCAGACCTTTCTTAAGCTGCTTCGTATGTTCTATGGTTTTATCATATGATGAAATCAAATCATCGACATTACTTAATGTGGATGCAATTTTTTCTTGTTCAGGAATAGGAGGTAAGAATATCAAAAACTCTTTCCAGGATCCAACGTTTACAACTTGTTGAGCCCCACCTGCTTGGTACATTGTAACCTGTTTTGATATTAATTTTGAATTTGCTAGATACCCAAGAAATTCAGATACAAATTTTTTATTTTTCCTTGTGATAATTACAGATGCACAATTAATCCCATCATGTTCCTTTCTGACCACACTTGTTCTTCCAGGGTAGCCAACTCTCATGGTAACCAAGTCACCAAGCCAAATTCTAGTTGGCTCTAATAGACGGTTATTTTCTTCCGTGATAAAATCCACCCCATCCAATACAATCCCATTTTCTGTTACATGTTTACCTGTGATCATTGGAACTGTTCCATGATCATCAAAGTACGTTGAAGGATTTATGACTAAACCTACTGATACTTTTGTAAGTTCTTTAATTTTTTTTAATTCCCATTCTTCAGGAATTTCTTCATATTTTCCAAAAAGTGACTTTACTAGCTTGTATCCAGGTCTAGGTTTACGCACAAATTCCTTCAAATTTCCTTTGTATTAAGCCATTTTACGAATCAGGATCAAAAGAAACGCTATATGATACTCATATGATGAATTTCTTATTGTCTGATAAAGTATCACTAGAATTTCTTAAAGGTCATTTATGGAAGGCAGCTGATATTCTCAGAGGATCACTTGATGCTTCGGACTATAGACAACCAGTAATGACTTTATTATTTCTTAAAAGACTAAACGATAGATTTGAAGAAAATATTGAGGTGTTAATCAAGAAAGGAAAATCTGAAAAAGAAGCAAAAAAAGAGTTTCATCATGACTTCTACATCCCAGATGATGCCAGATGGGAGAATCTTTCTGGTGTTAGAAGCAAGGTGGGAGAAGCTATAGATAAAATTTGTAAATTAATTGAGGAAAAAAATCCAAAACTTGAAGGTGTTTTAACCAATACAAAATATGCAGATCCTAGAAAATATCCAGACAATGAACTTGCAGAACTAATTTCTCATTTTAATTCGCCAAGATTAAGAAATTCAGATTTAGAAAAAGAAGATATTTTTGGTGATGCATATGAATATCTCTTAGAAAAATTTGCAGATGCAACAAAGAAGAAAGGAGGAGAATTTTTTACACCAAGAGAAGTTGTGCAATTATTAGTAAACATTACACATCCAAAAGAAGGGATGAAGATTTGTGATCCTACATGTGGTTCTGGAGGTATGTTAATCATGTCAAGAAAAGAAGTTGAAAAACACAAAGGAAATCCCAGAGATTTAGTTTTAGATGGTCAAGAATCAAACTATGGAAACTTGGCAATGTGTAAAATGAACATGGTATTACACGGAATTGTTGATTTCAACATTACATATGGAGACACACTTGCAAATCCGCAATTAGTGAAAGGAGGAAAACTAATCACATATGATAGAGTACTAGCTAATTTCCCATTTTCAATGGATTGGGACAATAAAGGAGCTGAAAAAGATCCATATAACAGATTCAGATTCGGAGTTCCACCTGCAAAAGACAAAGCAGATTTTGCATTCATTCAACATATGTATGCTCAACTTAATGACAAAGGACAAGCTGCAATTATCTGCTCACAAGGAGTGCTGTTTAGAGGAAGTGTTGAACAAAAAATACGAGAAGGACTGATTGCAGAGGATGCCATTGAGGCAATTAT
The window above is part of the Nitrosopumilus sp. genome. Proteins encoded here:
- a CDS encoding M48 family metallopeptidase; this encodes MKDKIRFGNSSITYTISKSKRRKTSQIIVDSKGVQVQTPLSKTNSEIKKMVTNKKEWIFKKRLEFQDKKNRKRVKTKTKTLEYLERRTWKLASKIGVKPSQVVVKKLKSRWGSAGKTGIITLNEVLLKTPPRIIDYVIIHELCHLKIRNHSSKFWSLLYSHDKKFQDKINWLELHSKELFKKK
- a CDS encoding type I restriction endonuclease subunit R, whose protein sequence is MNFDIGAGKEASESELPALEQLVAMGYEYKTQAELNKSRRKYGEVILYDRLEEALKRLNPEVDDDGIRDAISQLEEDRYPHHLPPVDTNEKLRAKLIGLSQTGGLEPVVVTQNFGDGPEQKILKVFDFENVDNNDFVVTNQFKVQGFKNPIFPDVMIFVNGIPLVIIECKDPTIPRPIEQAYEKNFTHYQNPGQGYEKLFFYNHCMIATCGTLARVGTLQSHINYYARWAEAYPFTEEDVKEMCNGRTREQEIIIAGLLSKQNLLNHLQNFVIYETVNGQKIKKIAKHQQFRAVTKSISRLQESEEIKDKGGVIWHTQGSGKSLSMLWFASQLMYKFGNPPIVIITDRKQLDKQIHETFKSCGFPTPIRAKSGKHLGELLQNPRGKTIMTIIDKFSAGTEIHTDEKVICLVDEAHRSQFKVNAEQMRVAMPNAVFFGFSGTPIDKNDRSTYRVFGPMLDKYGFRESQADGATLPIRYEGRLPELFVEGGDTIEQVFDRVIGKDPTITSELQEKLKKQYVTKGKIAEAPSRIKRISLDIVNHYTSHIEPNGYKAMIVATSREAAVLYKRELDKLNAPVSKIIMTSSLGETGKDDLSWDEYFLTPEQREAESEKFKSSEDPTKILIVVDMLLVGYDVPVCQVLYLDKGIREHNLLQAIARVNRPYDEAKTYGLIIDYSGITKELQKALEMFEEQDIEGALDPLEDLLHELHERHLDVMAYFEGIDKKDYDSIIEKFEPVDLREKYEYDFKMFSKALDAVMPDKTADPYLADFKFASEARQLIRTRYDGVKPSTRPYAKKIQQLIDDHIRSLHVTGLVNLMEISYENFMAFVKKDVKSDKAKAALIKTRAISVIDELTPNNPAFYESLRERLQRIIDEETERRRKNAGYFTNPALYEEIYNKALSEEEERKKVFGDYEATPFEFALYGELNKDKDRKDSIELTKEIFSKIKSETELVGWKNKTSVEKNIRAVLYEVLSSAKFEDDKINELSDTVITLAKNDL
- a CDS encoding Shedu anti-phage system protein SduA domain-containing protein; this translates as MRYYYDVTTVPSSKEKATNELKEEWETEAEKLAKIIKKKIPDVKYFWTRRDTLGFVFTDFEPKDEKKIIGAGATGLRKKIQEDYDFVLLSGNVTGKHSEIKSEGKKGIKINIEYFNNIFKKAGNTEKVVELFLSKPVLDEFEEDAIKKIIHDDPEKLKQYMDFESTLDTLRLHGADKPEEFSKMMQEMLQFSKEHEIQNYKDFQEILEKAVRFFELYKISNPDDFTNVANSLIDILEKYDIGTVNTEKFLSAMLKQIKTQKISSVDDLEKLIEITKATERSIINGHTYFEEILEEFRKKIDTDIAEIEIRNFVFKHIWLLDFRYYGYRKLKEEHLEIGNTDLTLYDDQLGLNTIIINEFKRPDEPTVTQNDRPNKDAVLSKVGRAISQTIHYMEEIKDKKNHVEGYVIIGRRKESKDYFLTKFNEYLHGIKIRTFDDLYDDAKATIETFKQFSKVEKPD
- a CDS encoding restriction endonuclease subunit S, whose protein sequence is MRKPRPGYKLVKSLFGKYEEIPEEWELKKIKELTKVSVGLVINPSTYFDDHGTVPMITGKHVTENGIVLDGVDFITEENNRLLEPTRIWLGDLVTMRVGYPGRTSVVRKEHDGINCASVIITRKNKKFVSEFLGYLANSKLISKQVTMYQAGGAQQVVNVGSWKEFLIFLPPIPEQEKIASTLSNVDDLISSYDKTIEHTKQLKKGLMQTLLTKGIGHKKFKKVKWLFGKEIEIPEEWYFVPLSDLIELKNGFAFKSDYFVTSSDKVVITPGNFHKDKKLYFEDRNTTFYEGPIPSGFILENNDLLIVMTDLTRDGVILGNAIILKSDYTILHNQRIAKVLLKEKINKKYLNQFLNSSFYKKQIKRTSAGTGVIHTSTKKILEILFPHPEISEQQKIASILSNIDSKINELEGKKTSLESLKKRLMQKLLTGQIRVKI
- a CDS encoding type I restriction-modification system subunit M, with amino-acid sequence MSDKVSLEFLKGHLWKAADILRGSLDASDYRQPVMTLLFLKRLNDRFEENIEVLIKKGKSEKEAKKEFHHDFYIPDDARWENLSGVRSKVGEAIDKICKLIEEKNPKLEGVLTNTKYADPRKYPDNELAELISHFNSPRLRNSDLEKEDIFGDAYEYLLEKFADATKKKGGEFFTPREVVQLLVNITHPKEGMKICDPTCGSGGMLIMSRKEVEKHKGNPRDLVLDGQESNYGNLAMCKMNMVLHGIVDFNITYGDTLANPQLVKGGKLITYDRVLANFPFSMDWDNKGAEKDPYNRFRFGVPPAKDKADFAFIQHMYAQLNDKGQAAIICSQGVLFRGSVEQKIREGLIAEDAIEAIIAIPEKLFFGTGIPACVLVLNKNKPKARKDKIIFIYGAKDYKEGKNRNTLREEDIKKIVKAFDDFKDIDRYCHVADLEELKENEYNLNVPRYVDISEPEEEIDIQATIDELKKLDKERDELELKVKQDLKALGFKI